From Variimorphobacter saccharofermentans, one genomic window encodes:
- a CDS encoding sugar-binding protein, translating into MNKSGEVKSEAVKVSVDKNGFDANGRMVAYFGSPVMDGTLDEIWNNAQAVIPKYVTGSEDTSATFKALWDDNALYILAIVKDKYLSVKPEAPYMQDSLEVFLDENNDKSEEYGIDDLHFRVNYENYQTVDNGNVEQFYTCSHIVEDGYIIEVRIALKSKPVNGKVLGIELQINDAKETERVGTISVFDSTGNAWKDTSKFGEILLTGRTESSVTGLNPYDLLNLIKSTKKLNFTLYKNSQIVTDAMNMAEKLLAGKNVTQMQIVEQYSAIIEAIDKLEMTEEAANDKYFKPVPYEYRANSTKQGTIETLEYTAVNLENGTDVKRLNVYLPYGYDESKVSKKYNVIYLMHGGGENENLIFGGPGKNKDLKKILDNMIEKGDIEPLIVVTPSFYGGKNDVALFHEELIHTVVPLIEGKYHTYAASTEDRDLKASREHRAFGGFSMGSVTTWYIFIHCLDYFKYFMPLSGDCWVYGQKAGSSKPSETAEYLSKAAKEAGYKPQDYYLFCATGNLDIAYPNLKPQVDAMKQLKESFIYSSDTSKGNFYFIVAEGGTHAWNWVNQYIYDILPDLFK; encoded by the coding sequence GTGAATAAAAGTGGGGAAGTAAAATCAGAAGCGGTCAAGGTATCCGTTGATAAAAACGGTTTTGATGCGAATGGAAGAATGGTGGCATATTTCGGCTCTCCGGTAATGGATGGTACATTGGATGAGATCTGGAATAACGCACAAGCTGTTATTCCCAAATATGTAACCGGGAGTGAAGATACATCAGCTACATTTAAGGCCTTATGGGATGACAATGCCTTATACATACTGGCAATAGTAAAAGATAAATATCTGTCTGTGAAGCCTGAAGCACCCTATATGCAGGATTCTCTGGAAGTTTTCCTGGATGAGAATAACGATAAGTCTGAAGAATATGGTATCGATGATTTACATTTTAGAGTGAACTATGAGAACTATCAGACAGTAGATAATGGTAATGTGGAGCAATTTTACACATGTTCCCATATAGTAGAGGATGGCTATATCATAGAAGTAAGAATTGCGCTGAAGTCTAAGCCTGTCAATGGAAAGGTACTAGGAATTGAATTGCAGATCAACGATGCAAAAGAGACAGAAAGGGTCGGCACCATCAGTGTCTTCGATTCAACTGGCAACGCATGGAAGGATACAAGTAAGTTTGGTGAGATTCTATTGACTGGTAGGACAGAGAGCTCGGTTACCGGACTTAATCCATATGATCTCTTGAACCTAATTAAAAGCACAAAGAAGTTGAATTTTACACTTTATAAAAATTCCCAAATAGTAACTGATGCAATGAATATGGCAGAAAAGCTGTTAGCTGGTAAGAACGTTACACAGATGCAAATCGTTGAGCAATATTCTGCGATTATAGAAGCAATCGACAAATTGGAAATGACAGAGGAGGCAGCGAACGATAAATATTTCAAACCAGTGCCTTACGAATATCGCGCAAATAGTACAAAGCAGGGAACTATTGAAACCTTGGAATATACTGCAGTAAATCTTGAGAACGGGACCGATGTTAAGAGGCTGAATGTATATCTGCCATATGGCTATGATGAATCCAAGGTAAGTAAGAAATATAATGTTATATATTTAATGCATGGAGGCGGAGAGAACGAGAATCTCATCTTCGGGGGACCAGGTAAGAACAAGGATTTGAAGAAAATCCTCGATAATATGATTGAAAAAGGTGATATAGAACCACTTATTGTAGTGACGCCATCCTTTTACGGCGGGAAAAATGATGTGGCACTCTTCCATGAGGAGTTAATCCATACAGTGGTTCCCTTGATAGAAGGAAAATATCATACCTATGCAGCATCCACGGAGGACAGGGATTTGAAAGCATCGAGAGAACACAGGGCATTCGGTGGTTTCTCCATGGGATCGGTTACAACCTGGTATATTTTCATTCATTGTCTTGACTATTTCAAATATTTTATGCCACTGAGCGGAGACTGCTGGGTATATGGTCAGAAAGCTGGCAGTAGTAAACCGTCGGAGACGGCAGAATATCTATCAAAGGCAGCGAAAGAAGCAGGATATAAACCACAGGATTATTACTTATTCTGTGCAACAGGCAACCTGGATATTGCTTATCCGAATCTAAAGCCACAGGTTGATGCGATGAAGCAATTAAAGGAAAGCTTTATTTATTCATCGGATACGAGTAAAGGGAATTTCTACTTCATCGTGGCAGAAGGTGGTACCCATGCATGGAACTGGGTGAATCAGTATATTTACGATATTTTACCAGATCTGTTTAAATAA
- a CDS encoding MarR family winged helix-turn-helix transcriptional regulator: protein MDHNTKHLHEALIGCYTAHKRYCVQQFQKLNLTTGQPKVLYILLNNEGYLQKELAQRCHVEPATMTSLLNNMIKKGLIYKNIVYVSGGKRAYAIYLTKDGYDMALKIKKIIEEVEEISYQDFNDKDKQLLMDLLNRIQTNLEKK from the coding sequence ATGGATCATAATACGAAGCATTTACACGAGGCTTTAATTGGTTGCTATACCGCTCACAAAAGATATTGCGTTCAGCAGTTTCAGAAGTTAAACCTAACCACAGGACAGCCAAAGGTCTTGTACATATTACTGAATAATGAAGGTTATCTTCAGAAAGAGTTAGCTCAACGATGTCATGTTGAACCAGCTACTATGACCTCTCTTCTTAACAATATGATAAAAAAGGGACTGATTTATAAGAATATAGTATATGTCTCTGGTGGGAAACGTGCGTATGCCATTTATTTAACCAAGGATGGATATGACATGGCTCTTAAAATAAAGAAAATCATTGAAGAGGTAGAAGAAATCAGTTACCAAGACTTCAATGATAAGGATAAACAGTTATTGATGGATCTATTGAATCGGATCCAGACGAACCTGGAAAAAAAATAA
- a CDS encoding alpha/beta hydrolase, whose translation MKVLFLLLQISFLLLLTSCSGKATEPSSKPSTNDNDQSTEQEEASQKEANTDSVVTKEPITEQTSSKTSTETTSNDDVQRAFPVVDEIPAEYLTKRTDHSGSIETVTYQTKDYFGDGSEITKKAYVYLPYNYDEAKQYNVLYLMHGIGGSEDEWGMNNDLSLVKIMMDKLIYNGDIEPFIVVTPNGRSCADFANTSADYNSFYIFGKELRNDLIPYIESKYSTFTDFKKDNYYLAETRDHRAMAGLSMGGMQTINIGMCENLDIISYFGAFSACPTTNTSTQIADKLKEFPDETIHFFYNICGTEDNVAISSASAAVSSITDLTDKLDDSKNFIWQEVSGGHDFNVWYLGFYNFAKIVFNHN comes from the coding sequence ATGAAAGTGTTATTTTTATTATTGCAGATTTCGTTCCTACTACTACTTACCTCATGTTCCGGCAAAGCTACGGAACCCTCCTCGAAACCCTCCACTAATGACAATGATCAGTCTACAGAGCAAGAGGAAGCTTCTCAGAAGGAAGCAAATACAGACAGTGTAGTCACGAAAGAACCAATAACTGAGCAGACCTCCAGTAAAACTTCAACAGAAACCACTTCCAATGACGATGTACAAAGGGCATTCCCCGTAGTCGATGAAATTCCTGCTGAGTATCTTACGAAAAGAACCGATCATAGTGGCTCTATAGAAACAGTCACATATCAGACAAAGGACTACTTTGGTGACGGTTCCGAGATTACGAAGAAAGCATATGTATATCTTCCATATAACTATGATGAAGCCAAGCAGTATAATGTTTTATATCTTATGCATGGTATCGGCGGCAGTGAAGATGAATGGGGCATGAATAATGATTTGTCCCTTGTTAAAATCATGATGGATAAATTAATTTATAACGGTGATATTGAGCCCTTTATCGTTGTAACTCCAAACGGACGCTCCTGCGCTGATTTTGCCAATACTTCCGCGGATTATAACTCCTTCTACATCTTTGGCAAGGAATTGCGAAATGACTTAATCCCTTACATAGAAAGCAAGTATTCAACCTTTACTGACTTTAAGAAAGATAACTACTATCTGGCAGAAACCCGTGATCACCGCGCAATGGCAGGTCTTTCCATGGGCGGTATGCAGACCATTAATATCGGAATGTGTGAGAACCTTGATATTATCAGCTACTTTGGCGCTTTTTCCGCTTGTCCCACCACGAACACCTCTACTCAAATTGCGGATAAACTGAAAGAGTTTCCAGACGAAACGATCCATTTCTTTTATAACATATGCGGTACGGAAGACAATGTTGCTATTTCCAGTGCATCCGCTGCTGTTTCTTCCATCACGGATTTGACGGATAAACTGGATGACAGTAAGAATTTTATCTGGCAAGAAGTTAGCGGCGGCCACGATTTCAATGTATGGTATCTGGGCTTCTATAACTTTGCCAAAATTGTATTTAATCATAATTAA
- a CDS encoding LacI family DNA-binding transcriptional regulator, translated as MENKKSTATVQIKQIAERLGLSSGTVSIVLNGRGDQMRISKTTQKLVEDMAREMNYQPNIYARRLRKSAEEEAPYIIALFWREEYLDDLLGQFLKGLYRAIKESNLAIELVLQPYDFGNLEKYKSSINSNHFNGAIIGGISNEDQQFLEQNDFDIPIVLVGRNTKKYNSVMIDYYDAGESCANLFYARNHKTVGLIGLSTKGKSAQLIELAFKECCKEKNIHIDDNYISYCKERNYASGYESTIKILSNKIKPTALFVMDGRNAAGVLNACKSAGLNIPADIEILVFGDNEYFNYSNPTITTIQQPMLQFAESSLNMLLVSLKNKVDIPMVQELAPIYNFRESCGGFYSN; from the coding sequence GTGGAGAACAAAAAAAGTACTGCAACAGTACAAATAAAGCAAATAGCCGAGCGACTGGGCTTGTCTTCCGGAACGGTTTCCATTGTTTTGAATGGAAGAGGCGATCAGATGAGAATCTCGAAGACGACACAAAAGCTTGTAGAAGATATGGCAAGGGAAATGAATTATCAGCCGAATATCTATGCCCGCAGACTTAGAAAGTCAGCGGAAGAGGAGGCTCCATATATTATAGCTTTATTTTGGAGAGAAGAATATCTGGATGATTTACTGGGGCAGTTTTTAAAGGGGTTATATCGTGCAATTAAGGAGAGCAATCTTGCTATAGAACTGGTTTTACAGCCGTATGATTTTGGGAATCTTGAAAAATATAAATCATCAATAAATAGCAATCATTTTAATGGAGCAATTATTGGGGGAATATCAAATGAAGATCAGCAATTTCTTGAACAGAATGATTTTGATATTCCTATTGTATTAGTTGGTAGGAATACAAAAAAATATAATAGTGTTATGATTGATTATTATGATGCTGGTGAAAGCTGTGCTAATTTATTTTATGCAAGAAATCATAAAACGGTCGGACTGATCGGATTATCTACAAAAGGAAAATCAGCTCAGTTAATTGAATTGGCGTTTAAAGAATGCTGTAAGGAGAAAAACATTCATATTGATGATAATTATATATCCTACTGTAAGGAACGTAATTATGCAAGCGGTTATGAATCCACTATAAAAATACTGTCCAATAAGATTAAGCCGACAGCGCTTTTTGTTATGGACGGAAGAAATGCTGCAGGAGTATTGAACGCATGCAAATCAGCCGGACTTAATATTCCAGCTGATATAGAGATATTAGTATTTGGTGATAATGAGTATTTCAATTACTCGAATCCAACTATAACGACCATTCAACAACCCATGCTGCAATTTGCGGAAAGCTCGCTAAACATGTTACTAGTATCATTAAAGAATAAAGTGGACATACCGATGGTCCAGGAGCTTGCTCCAATCTACAATTTTAGAGAGAGTTGTGGCGGTTTTTATAGTAATTAA
- a CDS encoding MFS transporter — protein sequence MRDKENTKALWTRPFLFLIIVSLLTTMGFNMVYVMISNYAMAINGSLAIAGIIAGIFSISALLVRPLAGMSVDRFNKKHLCIIANILIGVAALGYALSDQIPMLFFFRVLHGVAFGLSSTTNIALVTEYIPKERMGEGIGYYGIGQVISQIIGPNLGVYIADSFGFQPMFLIITLLSFIAAVMLLFLPYSQERSNQNDKKIKITINSLIAKEVIVYSIIGGMFSFSNGIVSSFLILLGKERQIANVGLFFSVGAIVLFGMRIFIGRVIDKQGLTLVVNISLIITAVSMMMIGVAPVLSWLIIASVLKSMGQGSGQISLQTECIKRVDASRVGVATSTFYIGADIGQGLGPIIGGKITDCFNYMVMYFTCAALIIGAMIVFNLYQNKTKSKSVSVC from the coding sequence ATGAGAGATAAAGAAAATACAAAAGCCTTATGGACGAGACCTTTTCTGTTTTTAATCATTGTCAGTTTATTAACTACCATGGGATTTAACATGGTCTATGTAATGATATCAAATTATGCGATGGCCATCAATGGCTCTCTTGCAATAGCCGGTATTATAGCGGGGATCTTTTCCATCTCAGCACTGTTGGTTCGCCCGTTGGCCGGAATGTCAGTAGATAGATTTAATAAAAAGCATCTGTGTATCATAGCCAACATTCTCATTGGTGTAGCTGCATTAGGTTATGCTTTATCCGATCAGATACCTATGTTGTTTTTTTTCAGAGTTTTACATGGTGTCGCATTTGGACTAAGCAGTACTACGAATATCGCACTTGTAACTGAATATATTCCAAAGGAGAGAATGGGTGAGGGAATAGGCTATTATGGAATTGGACAGGTGATTTCACAGATTATAGGACCTAATCTTGGGGTATATATTGCAGATAGTTTTGGCTTTCAGCCAATGTTTCTTATTATAACATTACTATCCTTTATTGCTGCAGTTATGCTTCTGTTCCTGCCGTATTCTCAGGAGAGAAGTAACCAAAATGACAAAAAGATCAAGATTACGATAAATTCATTAATAGCAAAAGAGGTTATTGTATATTCAATTATTGGTGGGATGTTCTCATTTAGCAACGGTATCGTTAGTTCATTTCTGATATTATTGGGCAAAGAAAGGCAGATCGCAAATGTTGGTCTTTTCTTTTCTGTGGGTGCTATAGTGTTATTTGGTATGCGTATTTTTATAGGTCGCGTTATTGATAAGCAAGGATTAACACTTGTAGTGAATATCTCTTTAATTATCACAGCGGTATCGATGATGATGATTGGTGTTGCACCAGTATTAAGCTGGTTAATCATTGCCTCGGTATTAAAATCCATGGGACAGGGATCAGGACAGATATCATTACAGACCGAATGTATCAAAAGGGTAGATGCCAGTAGAGTCGGAGTGGCTACGAGTACCTTCTACATAGGTGCGGATATAGGTCAGGGTCTTGGACCCATTATAGGCGGTAAAATTACGGATTGTTTTAACTATATGGTAATGTATTTTACCTGTGCAGCGCTTATCATTGGAGCTATGATTGTATTTAACCTTTATCAAAATAAAACCAAATCAAAAAGTGTTAGTGTATGTTAA